CGAGGCGAGATCCTGCTCCAGGGCCGTCCGATGGCTGGCGTGCCTCCCAGCCGCCGGCCGGTCAATACGGTCTTCCAATCCTATGCCCTGTTCCCCCACATGACCGCCGAGGAGAACATCGGATTCGGGCCGCTCATGCAGGGTCTGCCGAGAGATGAGCGGCGGCGGCGCATCGACGAGCTTGCGGATATCCTGCGCCTGGATGGACTGCGGAACCGCCGGCCCGCGCAACTGTCCGGCGGCGAGCAGCAGCGGGTCGCGATCGCGCGGGCCCTGGTGAATCGCCCCGCCGTACTGCTGCTCGACGAACCGATGGCGGCGCTGGACGAGCAGCTCCGGCAGAGCATGACCGCCGAACTCAAGCGTATCCAGCGACGGGTCGGGATCACGTTTATCTGCGTGACCCACCACCAGGCGGAAGCCCTGACCCTCTCGGACCGGCTGGCCGTGATGGAGCAGGGGCGGGTGGTGCAGATCGGCACCCCGGAAGAGGTCTACGAGGCCCCGGCCTCCCGTTTTGTCGCCGAATTTCTCGGCCGGTCCAATTTGCTGGCCGGCCTGGTTCGCCTGATCGATCCCGACCGGGGGGAACTGGCCGTGCCGCGCTTGAATCTGGCGGTCGGCATTCCGAGCCGTGCTCTCGTCAACCTGTCGGATGGCCAGGATGCCACGTTGGTGCTTCGGTCTGAACTTGTGCTGGTCCGGAACGACGGGCCGCAAACGGCAAGTGAGGACGGCATTCCGGCGGTGGTCGATCAGGTGGACTATGCCGGAACCCATTGGCGGTATCATCTGCGGCTCGACGAGGGGCTGTTCTGGCAGGCCATGGTATCGAACGGAAACGGCCATAAAAGATTGTCCGTGGGTGACCGCGTCTACGCCTGCTGGAATCGCGATGACGGGTTCCTGCTCCCCGAGTGAGGATTAAACCGGCCGAGGGGTCATGCGCGATTGCCGTTCGTCAGGAGCCAGCCGCTGGTGTTATGCCGGGTCCCTGCTCTGGGGCCTCCTGGCCGTCGGACTGCCCTTGCTGATCGTGCTGGTGATCAGCTTCGCCACCCGCGAAACCTACGGATGGATCCGCTGGGACTTCAGTCTGGCCAACTACCGGGACCTCTTGCACCCGTTGTATGTCACGATCGTCTGGCGGTCCTGTGCCATGGCGGCTGCCGTCACGGGGATCTGTCTCCTCGTCGGATTTCCGTTCGCCTATGTGATGGCGCGATCATCCCCACGGTGGCAATCGTTCTGGTTGATGATGGTGTTGATTCCCCTCTGGGCCAATTTTCTGGTCCGGACCTATGCCTGGATCTTCATCCTGAGGACCGATGGGCTGCTGAATACCTGGCTGATGCAGATGGGCCTGACCGGCGAGCCGATCACCTTCCTGTACACGCCGTGGGCGGTGTTGATCGGTTTGGTGTACGGGTATCTGCCCTTTATGGTGCTGCCGGTCTATGCCTCGCTGGAACAGGTCAATCCTGTGCTGGAGGAAGCCGCCCGGGATCTGTACGCCTCCTGGTGGGACCTCTTCATCCGGTTGCTCGTGCCGTTGACTGTGCCCGGCATCATCGCGGGGTCGGTCCTCGTGTTTGTGGCGTCGCTCGGTTCCTACCTGACCCCGGACCTGCTGGGCGGCGCCAGAACGATGATGATGGGCAATCTGCTGCAACACGAGTTTCTGGTCGTCCGCGATTGGCCCTTGGGGTCGGCCTTCAGCATCGTGCTCTTACTGTTGGTCATGGTCGCGCTCTGGGCGTATCGGCGGGTCACCAGCGCGGCCGGCCCGCAAGAATTTATCCGGTAGCGAGATCGTGGAGATCGAATGGCGGCGGTTCGACAACATATCTGGGCCTCGGCGATCGGTTCGCTGGTGCTGGGATTCCTCTACGCGCCGATTCTTGTGTTGATCCTCTTCTCCTTCAACGACGGCCGCGCCCTGTCCTCCTGGCAAGGATGGACAGTCAAGTGGTACGTGACGCTCGCGCAGGACCGGGCTCTGTGGGACGCTGCGGCGGTGACCTTGAAGGTGGCCGTCATGTCAACGGGGCTCGCGACGGCGCTCGGTCTGATGGGGGCGATCGCGCTCGAACGGGGCAGGCATCCCTGGCTCGAATTGCTGTTGGCGCTCCCGCTGGTGATTCCGGAAGTGATGATGGGAGTGGCCTTCATGCTCCTGTTCGTCGTCATCAAGCTGCCGCTCGGGCTGACCACGGTCACGTTGGCGCACACGGCCTTTAACGCCCCCGTGGTCATGGTCGTGGTCCGGGCCAGGCTGCGGCGGCTGGACCCGGCGCTCGAGGAGGCGGCCCTTGATCTGGGCGCCTCCGCCTGGCAGTCGTTCCGCCGGATTACGTTGCCGTTGCTCATGCCCGGGATCGTGAGCGGCGCCCTGCTGGCCTTCACGATTTCCATCGACGATTTTCTCGTGACCTTCTTTACGACCGGCCCCGGAGGCACCACGCTCCCCATGCGGGTCTATTCCATGATTCGATCCGGGGTGACCCCCGAGATCAACGCCCTCTCGAGCCTGCTGGTGCTGCTCTCGATCTCGCTGGTCGCCGCGGCGCTGTTCCAGCAACGCCGGGAGGTCGCGCGATGATCTCCCGTGGTCCGGCCCTTGTCGGTTGCATCGGCCTTCTGGCCGGGATCGCATGGAGCCTTGGCGGATGCCCGTTCTTCGGCCAAGAAGAACAGGGGACCGGAGCATCGCCAAAGGTCCTGCACTATTTCACCTGGTCGGATTACGTCAGCCAGGACCTGATCGCCGAGTTTGAGCGACAGGAGGGGGCGCAGGTCGTGGTGGACACCTTCAGCAGCAATGAGGAGCTGCTTGCAAAATTGCAGACCGGAGCGAGCGGTTACGATGTGGCGGTGCCGTCGGATTTCATGGTGGCCATCATGATCCGGTTGGGCCTCCTGGCCGAACTCTCTCCGGATCGAGTGCCCAATCTGGATCTGGTCGAGCCGCACTTGCAGGACCTCTCCTTTGATCCCGGGAATCGCTATTCCGTTCCCTACCTCTGGGGCACGGTCGGCATCGGCTATGATGAAGCCCATTTCCCGGATGCCCCGGATTCGTGGGCCGTGCTGTGGGAGAGCCGTTATCGAGGACGGATCAGCATGCTCAACGACCAGCGGGAGGTCTTCGGCGCGGTCTTCCGGTTGATGGGGATCTCGATGAACCAAGTGGATCCGCTCGCGATCGAGCGGGCCAAGGACAAACTGATCGCGCAAAAGCCGTTGGTAAAGGCCTATACCAGCGACCATTACGACCAACTGTTGGCGGCCGGTGAAGTCGTGT
The DNA window shown above is from Nitrospira tepida and carries:
- a CDS encoding ABC transporter permease, which produces MAAVRQHIWASAIGSLVLGFLYAPILVLILFSFNDGRALSSWQGWTVKWYVTLAQDRALWDAAAVTLKVAVMSTGLATALGLMGAIALERGRHPWLELLLALPLVIPEVMMGVAFMLLFVVIKLPLGLTTVTLAHTAFNAPVVMVVVRARLRRLDPALEEAALDLGASAWQSFRRITLPLLMPGIVSGALLAFTISIDDFLVTFFTTGPGGTTLPMRVYSMIRSGVTPEINALSSLLVLLSISLVAAALFQQRREVAR
- a CDS encoding ABC transporter permease, which translates into the protein MRDCRSSGASRWCYAGSLLWGLLAVGLPLLIVLVISFATRETYGWIRWDFSLANYRDLLHPLYVTIVWRSCAMAAAVTGICLLVGFPFAYVMARSSPRWQSFWLMMVLIPLWANFLVRTYAWIFILRTDGLLNTWLMQMGLTGEPITFLYTPWAVLIGLVYGYLPFMVLPVYASLEQVNPVLEEAARDLYASWWDLFIRLLVPLTVPGIIAGSVLVFVASLGSYLTPDLLGGARTMMMGNLLQHEFLVVRDWPLGSAFSIVLLLLVMVALWAYRRVTSAAGPQEFIR
- a CDS encoding ABC transporter ATP-binding protein; translation: MILETRGVVKSYGGPPVVREVCLAVREGEFFSILGPSGAGKTTLLRLLAGFEQPDRGEILLQGRPMAGVPPSRRPVNTVFQSYALFPHMTAEENIGFGPLMQGLPRDERRRRIDELADILRLDGLRNRRPAQLSGGEQQRVAIARALVNRPAVLLLDEPMAALDEQLRQSMTAELKRIQRRVGITFICVTHHQAEALTLSDRLAVMEQGRVVQIGTPEEVYEAPASRFVAEFLGRSNLLAGLVRLIDPDRGELAVPRLNLAVGIPSRALVNLSDGQDATLVLRSELVLVRNDGPQTASEDGIPAVVDQVDYAGTHWRYHLRLDEGLFWQAMVSNGNGHKRLSVGDRVYACWNRDDGFLLPE
- a CDS encoding polyamine ABC transporter substrate-binding protein yields the protein MISRGPALVGCIGLLAGIAWSLGGCPFFGQEEQGTGASPKVLHYFTWSDYVSQDLIAEFERQEGAQVVVDTFSSNEELLAKLQTGASGYDVAVPSDFMVAIMIRLGLLAELSPDRVPNLDLVEPHLQDLSFDPGNRYSVPYLWGTVGIGYDEAHFPDAPDSWAVLWESRYRGRISMLNDQREVFGAVFRLMGISMNQVDPLAIERAKDKLIAQKPLVKAYTSDHYDQLLAAGEVVLAHGWVGPMVRARADRPSIRYTVPREGGTIWADCLVVLKSSRQPDLAHRFINFLLETRVSARTAERLFFAPANRLAKDQVRPDLRQDKGIFPAPSLLQGLEWMTDVGEAIRLYDRAWTELKMT